ttgaacacatttgtacatttgtatgcatttactACATTTAAACAGAAATAGTTGTATGACTTTTAGGAAACGTGCgaattgtttatttaaagtCAAATGCAACAAATCAGCAGACAAATTTACTCTCAAAGTATGCACCCAATGGCGAGCGTGATAAATTctttaatgtaaacaaaatataataattaataaatttgcattttcgtGCGCACAAAATTTTGAATACGATTATATTGCAATAATATTAAGACAAGTGGCTAATTTTAAACTATTAGAGGCAATTTTCGtttagtataaatattataattttgattatttttatcacttatttaaagcaatttcTACAAGTTTAGCAcaaatgttataattttttttataattaatttttttgataatttgatTTGAGAATAAAACTGAGCTAGCACTTGGCTATTTTAATGGCAGTTTGGCATTTTCTAACATCTCATACATTAAGGCCGCCGGCATTCCAGCAACAGCTGttggaattattttataattaaatatttttacttttatttgcctTCTTCGGTGAATTTCTGATGAGTAAACAATTAGtaacatatgaaatatttttggtcgTTGCACACGATTCGCCGCGGGATATTCCGTAAATCATCAAATCATAAGTATGTAAtacacatatgtgcatatgtatgtacatatatattaacgcGTGTACTCCTATATGAGTAAATCCTCTTGTATCCGCATAAATTTAAACTTCATTGACAGCAATGACAAATTTGACGTGCCGAAACTTTTAAGCTGAGTCAATAGTTAAATTATGGAAATCTAAACAGAAAGAtagatgtatacatatgtacatacatacatatctacatacaagcCTGGCTTGATACACAACAGCGTTAAGAGGCGTATgtgttgaatttaaatttattgcctgAAACAGTGAAATAGTAATTGCATttatcacaataataataaaactggAGCGCAAATAACCGTGAAAGGTTGCGATCAAACGCGTCAGGCAATTACAACATTTCAAATACAAAGAGGTTATGGTTTTCGccaaaatcgatttatttctAAGAAAGAGGCTGTAACCATAAACTTCTAAATAAACCCTGAGctctaaaatacatacatacatatgtcagcCTGTCTTTAGACTCATTTGCAACCGCCGACATCAGTCACTCATTATTATATCATTCAAAGTTGTGATTTTTAGATGAAATCATGTAATATTTTTGTGGGGGAGTTGATCTGATTAATATGGCGATTGTTTATGGTGCACAATTTACATATGCAATTTTATAATTGCTTACAACAGCTGAGGTTTGAAAAATGAGGTAGAGAGCTGCTAGTTGCTAGAGCTGTTCTCAATTAATCTGAGCAAGGCAAACCATAATTTCTATATTAaacaagtatatgtatattatttgatAACAAAGTAAGTTAAAATTGCATTATACTTTGGAGGTATACGACGATAGCTAATGTGACAGGGTCTTACTTGAAAAAAGTCGGCAGTAGCAGAAAAATTATACAGgaattgtatatatgcataagtaTAATCCCAAAtcaatgtaaatatttcaattttgaatcatagacatttgtttatattattcttaAACCGTCGGTGCTATAGAATGTGTCTGTAAAgcttataaaccaaactttctgcagtcgttttcccTACGTACTACagcacacaccataaaaatagttgaaatcggataataaccatgcccacctccgcTACAAAGGTTATGggtgaaatcagttcacaatcACACCTACATCCCATATAGctcaattctgaattccatctgatttcttcactttaccAATGAAGTTAGCGGGttacaactttacacaaatgctgtatttgaactgtggcatcacttgtggaaaaattgtcgagatcgaacaataacttttcaatgccgcGGATATCGAACaggaagaactcagtgcctaagtgcctaatttttcaacgaaaatatcgataaacacctcagatattttaatgcaattcaaAGGTAATCTtttccttctaatagtgtgtctctgtggcaaaaatggttaaaatcgggtcataacttcccgtagctcccatatacctaattatagttttttcaaaaataccgtGGGTTTTATTCCgcgtatatcggttaatatgtgagattttagcaaaattaagtgagcctatagtcttggatatagtgtagcttggtggggaaaatgagtgaaatcggttcaggaattacttcagccctcatatactgtataagatgattttcgttattctattggactttatgccgaatatatgggtcaaatagtgtgttatctttaaaaaattacataaataaattgcgcgagtataaaatgttcggttacacacgaactaagcatttccttacttgtttttgagctagatttaactatttatataattattaaatttaaaaaaaatttaaaaataaaatattttacacataaataaaaaaaatatatatattattacaaaattaaaacacaCTCACCCGTTTTATCGATTGCCAAATTAGAGATGACACCGGCATTGACATTCACGTTCATCATACGCACTGACGACGCTGGTTCTTTGGCGCGTTGCGCGGGACTCCAGCTGCCGTGTTGAAAATGCTCGCAAAAGGAGCAATTTGATAATTTATTGCCCatgtttatgtttttgtattattgtcACATACAACACTTTTAACACTTATTTtggaaatactttttaaaaattttgcacttttattttaaatttttttgttgttggaaatttataaaaaataaacactttgtatttgtttaacacaaaaaaacttgaaaaataaacaaaacaaatattattgcaCATCAGCTGTTGTTTTGGTGTGCGCGGTATGCGACAACAACTCGACACATGTACTGAAATATGCGGTCAAAcgagttttcaatattttacgaCCACTTGCGGATTATTCAGGTACACAAATGcgaatatattatttaacaaaacaaaCGAATAAATTTTGGTTGTTAATAGATATTGTTCTACATATGCTTCTGCTTGCTTTcagtttcaaaataaaaagtgacGCAATTTAGATGATTTACATATTAACTCCGCGCGCGAGGTGCACATTAATTGACACCACTAAATAACATCGTCAATTAGTCTGCCAGCAATGAATGCAGTGCCACTGATTGTCGAAATTTATGAGTAATACACTTATCATTTTATTACTTGCGATGCAAGTGAAAAGCAGACAAAATTCtactgaatgaaataaatttttgctatGAATTTGTATTAACACTTAGCGTTataaatttctacaaattttattagtagtaaattttaaatttgtttgactttgaattttttgaaaatttaaatttttttgaaattcaaattttttcgaagttcaaaataataaaaaattaaaattttgttactttacacatttttttttgcttttcacttATAACCAATAatagtttaataaataatttgcatactAAACACCTAACACTGCGCACTCTTCTCTGAACTAACTGTAACTAGTCGTTGACTAAATGGATGTCAGCTTTATCAGCAGAGCTTACACTAAATACTagatacaaattaatttaatttgatttaaattgcgCTCGTTTGAAACTTAACGTCTGCTCAAGTCGAACGAATGTGTCGGTTTGTGCGACTTTTGGAAAACGAAAGCGCGAAAATGGTGATGCTCAGCAGCTTGTTTCTTAAGTTTAAGTCTAAAAGCGCGCAGCGTTTCGACTTCGACTTCGGtttcaattgaaattgtttatttttgaacacTCCCGAAATGGAATAAGAGCAAATAATGTACATTTGCACACTTGTTTAAATATGCCTAAAGTCACGTTAGAATTgagtcatttcttatatttatttatttctcatacgcataaaattgcattcaaagttattataatgaaaaagaGGTCATATGCTGTAGTTACCCTTAACCACAATTAATAAGTTCAATaaataagttgttgttgttgtcgtgccTCATTTCACCTTAACCACAACTAATAATTGAACTTTTTTtctaagttgttgttgctaatttccacaaatattttttttctaagttgttgttgttgttgctaatttccacaaatattttttcaaagttgttgttgctaatttcctcaaatatttttttaagttgttgttgttgttgctaattttaacaaatattttttctaagttgttgttgctaattttcATCAGTATTTTttccaagttgttgttgttgttactaattttcacaaatattttttccaagttgttgttgttgttgctgtagcattttcattattgtgcGGAATATATGCGTagcatttgatttttcaaaaaataacggcaacTAAATTTCAAtcttatcaatttaaaattttcaacttaacctcacATTCAATACCCAGTTGTCGGAGCGGCATGCAACAGGTGAGGAAAAGCAATGCGGAAAAATTTCCCAAACAAACACTAATAAACAGAGAGTAAACAACACAACGCTCTCTCTCAGCAgtgctttacatacatacattgaccACCCACTGATTTTGGTGAACCATTATATACACAAGCATTCAGCGTTCTTGCCATATACACAACTAAtggaattttcaatattttcattgtgAACTTGTCGTCTTCACCTACGCTATTTCGGGTGCTGCGtggaaaaattattgcaaaaaatattattaaacaaattttgctaAGTGATTGTGTATTCTAACGAAAATTGCATAgagttttaacaaaaaaaagcaaaatataaaaaaataatccaacAGCAGTTGAACGAAATGTTTTGAAAtacaaaaagtggaaaaatcaatttttcactCTCACAGCTATACAACTCCAACATGCTGAaggacaatttatttttatatacgccCTTAGTGGCGCTAGTGCTGCTCTTGGCTTGCTGCCACACCACCGCTGGCATGGAACAGGCCGCCGTGGGTGAATTGTTCTCCTACAAAATTGAACCGCTGCTCTTCAATTGGACGCATCAGGTTATCAGCGAACAATTTCGTTATCGTGCCTCATTGGAGGGCTACGCCGACTTACCCACATGGCTGCGCTACAAATACAGTCACGAATATCATGCGGGTTTTCTTTATGGCACACCCACTGACCGGCTGGCCGATAAAACGGTGCACTTGGATATTGTGGCGTTGAATAAGCAGAATTATGAAACACGCACCGTCAAGTTGTCCATATTTGTGGCAGAAAAGCTGCCATCGCTGAATataatacaaatgaaaattGACAATTTGAATTGGGTACATCTGATGGATCCGGGGCGTGTGGAGAATTTGCGTAATATATTCCGCAAAGATTTGTGGCCAGAAAGTGAAAATGATTTGAGTATTGTGTTCATGGAATCGGCGGTGAATATGGGTGGACGCTTACCGTTGCGTCCACAGCAACGCGAGgggtaattaattattaaatataaaataacagaaTCATTATAAAGTTAAAGCAATATCTTCTTTCTATTCTTCTTTCCAGTGTCGTTGTACATCTTGGCAGTTCGGCGCAGTTTTCCGCACGCATTAAGGAATTACAAGAGGAAGTACGTCCACTTTATAAGCTGAGCACTTGCACCTATAAACGCACGTCTGTGCAAAAGGTATTCGAGAATGCCGGTTTTAAGTTGGATTGGTGCGCCTTCAAGACGGTAGGCGCTGATATATCACCGGAAATACTCTTTCACAATTATGGCCACAAAAGTCATCACGACAATTTCAAACGTAATGACCGTTGGTTGGGCATTGCACGCGAGGATGTGCCCGATCGCAATTATATCGATGAATTTGCTTTCGCCTTTGCCATTCCTAGCATGATTTTCGCCATACTTTTGGGTATATTGTCTGCAGCTCTGTGCTTTCAACATGAAAAATTGTGAGTactgttattttgatttttgctgttgttgtaatttatatatgtacgtaccatgaaaaaattaaatttcgacgTATTAGTGTgtatattttatagttatttttatatatgtatatatatattgtttaactATCAAATAGTTGTTGTAACTAtttgttgtattattaaattattgctttttatgttttgtatatatgtatgtaaatatgaatttatattttcaatacttttattttttatagaaatgatCGAAACTCTGAGTTTttctttaagaatatttttcatatttgtgaAGAATCATGTGAGAAGGAAAATGTTTATGATTCCGACGAAATGGGAAggtgaattttattttgaaaatattaattttagtttaaacttttagttgtaaatatatataggatttatgtataaatatggatACCATATTTACATtggtatgtatataaagtatacatgtgtacataatgtattacatataatataaactaaaactatactaaattatataaaatttgcaacACTTTATGAACGCTATGCAATTGATAAATTAagaatgaaaacattttttaattgaatacagcgaagttattgttattattattattattcatatttatatcatTTAGTGAAATGTCATCGGCCTATCAACCTGCAACATCAACTGTACAAATGGTGCAATGTTCAGATAACAACACAGATCAACCAGTGACAACATTAAAGAGCTTGAAAGATCCCAATTGCTTGTTGGACAATATTAGCATGCGCTCACATAGGTGAGTCGTGGAAATACATATAGCCTAACATTAATCACGCTTATATTAACATTAACATGttcataaaacatttattaataatttttattaactctTCGTCCAGCCCCAACAATAGCTACTATCAAACCGACAGCGCATCCAACACATATTTACGTCCAAAACCGCCACCATACAAGGGTGGCACTTTAAATCGCAATGGTGTGGATATATGACAATCAACCCCAAGGATATTATATTGCTAAGCAGTGCTGGAGAGGAATTGAGCATTTCCTCGATATAGgcgcaaaataaattattcgtaATAAATTGAATCATATCGATACATGTACTTACAATATGCTATTTAATCTATTACTTCCAATACGAAGACACTTGATACATACGTATATTATACCCACATCAGTAGCTTGTGGAAAGTAACtattaaacacatatttcaCTGTAGCAGTAGTTGTACAACGAATATTAAACGGAAAAGTTAAAAGTAGCacaataaatgttaaattagaataatcaaaattaaataattaaaacactttttaattgaaatcttGCGCTGCACTTCACTTGACATTTGAAAGAACTGAGAGGAAAGCTTCACATTTCCGTTCGCACAAGTCACAAAGCACAAGTCTATTGTGAATGGCAATGCAAAGCATAACCTATTCAGAAAATTATAAGCAGCTATATTTGTTGatgttttctaaattttattcaattataattaattaatttttaaatttcatttgaacGAATGAATTCATTGTTTTAAAGTCTATTAACATTTTTCacgtttagaatattttttctattgtgaataacattttttatttctttttgatttgAGGAACcttattataaaaaagtattatttgctattttattaaaaaaaatattattttattattgtacgccgaatattgaaattcaattcaatttagttATCGCCGCACCGTACTAATCACGTTTCCAACACTTTTCAAATGAAAGGGTACACTTTTTAACATAGCAACATTGGTCAAAATATCAGTTGACGCCAAATTTCTCTTTCGATTCGTTGTATTTTTGTCACTTCgatttagttttttgaattttgtataaatagtgtaaaacatatattttataaatattgccaAAGTGtactttaaatgaaaattgatgATATTATATGAAGCGTTTATGATTTCAATGAGAGCGCTACGTCATTTGGTAaatttattataagaaaaattgtGCGAAAGTAACGAACTGACAAATCAGCTGAAGGCTTCCTTTTCCTCTCGTCAACATCAACGAAAAGGAAGCAATATTCGTTAAACGGTTACCATCGGGTTGCAACCATTTTGAAAAGATGAACGAACAGCAGCAAATACGAGTAGCAAAAAGACAACgtgagtaaataattaaaattagcaGCCAAGCAGATTTTTAAGGTtaaatgaagaaattttgaaattagcaATTCAATTtggttaaataataaatgtataattgCATTTATAAGCAATCATTTTAAGTACATTATTAAATTAGTATCCGCcggaaatatttcaataaatatatatttacacagcaCAATTTAGTGAATAACTGCCTATGAACGGCAAAAGCCCTTCACACTTTGCGTTTGTGAATTATTGAACAAAATTCTTAAGACGTAGTAGGCAAGATTTTCACGTTAGTTAATTTTCACAGAAAAAtaggtgaaaattaaaataaatatcagaaaaaatataaaaaggcgGCACCTATTCGAATAAAACcaacaaatacaaaactttttttttaaatatacttttaaaaaGGTGCAAATTAttagattttaaataattgtggGTGTTAACGGTTTACACAGCACGTAAGATTTTGGGCATTAATTCGCACGAATCAAATGCACTTCCGGG
This portion of the Zeugodacus cucurbitae isolate PBARC_wt_2022May chromosome 3, idZeuCucr1.2, whole genome shotgun sequence genome encodes:
- the LOC105210841 gene encoding epsilon-sarcoglycan isoform X2; the protein is MLKDNLFLYTPLVALVLLLACCHTTAGMEQAAVGELFSYKIEPLLFNWTHQVISEQFRYRASLEGYADLPTWLRYKYSHEYHAGFLYGTPTDRLADKTVHLDIVALNKQNYETRTVKLSIFVAEKLPSLNIIQMKIDNLNWVHLMDPGRVENLRNIFRKDLWPESENDLSIVFMESAVNMGGRLPLRPQQREGVVVHLGSSAQFSARIKELQEEVRPLYKLSTCTYKRTSVQKVFENAGFKLDWCAFKTVGADISPEILFHNYGHKSHHDNFKRNDRWLGIAREDVPDRNYIDEFAFAFAIPSMIFAILLGILSAALCFQHEKFEMSSAYQPATSTVQMVQCSDNNTDQPVTTLKSLKDPNCLLDNISMRSHSPNNSYYQTDSASNTYLRPKPPPYKGGTLNRNGVDI
- the LOC105210841 gene encoding epsilon-sarcoglycan isoform X1; its protein translation is MLKDNLFLYTPLVALVLLLACCHTTAGMEQAAVGELFSYKIEPLLFNWTHQVISEQFRYRASLEGYADLPTWLRYKYSHEYHAGFLYGTPTDRLADKTVHLDIVALNKQNYETRTVKLSIFVAEKLPSLNIIQMKIDNLNWVHLMDPGRVENLRNIFRKDLWPESENDLSIVFMESAVNMGGRLPLRPQQREGVVVHLGSSAQFSARIKELQEEVRPLYKLSTCTYKRTSVQKVFENAGFKLDWCAFKTVGADISPEILFHNYGHKSHHDNFKRNDRWLGIAREDVPDRNYIDEFAFAFAIPSMIFAILLGILSAALCFQHEKLNDRNSEFFFKNIFHICEESCEKENVYDSDEMGSEMSSAYQPATSTVQMVQCSDNNTDQPVTTLKSLKDPNCLLDNISMRSHSPNNSYYQTDSASNTYLRPKPPPYKGGTLNRNGVDI